In Gemmatimonadota bacterium, the DNA window CCGTTCACCGGCACGATCAACCCGGGGGCCGACGCGAGAGGCGACGACGGCAGCGCCTACTCCATTCTCTACGCGGACGCGCCGGAGGGCGGCGCGCCGCTGACGATGCTCGCGTTCCGCAGGGGGCTGGCGCCGATCGGCGATTTCGGACACTGGATCGTGATCATATCCGTGATCCTGTTCGGCATCTCGACGGCCATATCGTGGAGCTACTACGGCGACCGCTGCGCCCGTTACCTGTTCGGGAAGAAGGCGGTGCTGCCGTACAAGTTTGCCTACGTCGCGATGTTCCTGGGGGGGACGATCATCGCTCCGGCCGCGGCGTGGGAGCTGGGCGACATCGCGCTGGCGATCGTCATCGTGCCCAACCTACTCGCGCTCGTGCTGCTGTCCGGCGAGACGAGGCGGCTCATGGACAGCTACTTCGACCGCCAGCCGTGGGTGGAGAACGCCGAGGTCCATAAGCGGCTGAAGGAGGAGCATCGCCTGTAAGCTCCCGGAAGCCGCAAGCCCGGGCGTGAACAAGACGACCCCTCACGTCGCCTCCAGGGTGGCGCGAGGGGTCGTTCATCCCGTGGCATTGACGACTCGGTTCAGGTCCTCGTCAGACGAGCCCGCGCAGCATGACGAGCGCGTCTTCGGCCGTGAGGCGCCCGACCTTGCCGCTGGAGTACACCGCGTGGACGACGCTGCCGTCGCGGTCCAGCACGAACCCCGCCGGCTGCACGTGCGCCGGCCCCATCGTCTCGGCCGTATAGCAGCCGATTGCGCCGGCGGTCGCCTCCACGTCCAGGTCGGAGAGCACCCGATAATCGAGGCTCAACTCGGCCACGATTTCGGCGGCGCCCTCGGCCGGATCGGCGGACAGCGCGATGACGCTCGCGTCCAGCTCGCCGAATTCCGCCAGGTGAGTCTGCAGGTCGGCCAACTGCCGACGGCAGTGGCTTCACCAGCGGCCCCGGTAGAACAGCAGCACGGCGCGGCGTCCTTCCAGGTCGGCCGGCACCGAGTACGTCCGCCCGCCGGCTGCGACGGCCGTGAGGGTCGGGAAGCTTTCACCTACGCTGAGCTTGTCCATGGTCGAATCGGCCGTTGACAGGGTCGGCGGCTGCGCGTTGCCTTACGCTGGCAATCGTGCTTGGCGGTCGTAGGTTTCCGCCGGTCGTAGAGCGTCCCCCAGGAGATCGATCATGACGCGACGTAGCCGCGGCACGGAGGGCCGTCCCGGTCGGGCGGTATCGAGGCCCCGGCCCCGACGCCGGGTCGCCTGGCTCGTGGTGGGCGCGGCGCTGCCGTTCGGGTCGTGCGCCACCGCGCCGCCCGCTCCGCCGGCGGACGATGTCATCGTGCGCGGCCGAGTCGTGGACGCGGGAACCGAAGAGGCGCTCGCGGGCGCGCTGGTCTCGGTCGACGGTACCACCCTGCGGACGCTGACCGATCTCGATGGCCGGTACGAAATCACGCTGTTTGCGACGGGCGATCCGGTGCGGTTGACTGCCCAACTGATAGGCTACGAGGAGCAGAGCCAGCCGCTGGACCTCGCCGCGGTGGAGCCGGTGGTCGACTTTGCGCTCGTCGCGCAGCCGGTGGTGCTGCCGGCCTCGCGACCCGCCGGCGGACAGCCGCGCTGGCGCTGACACGAGCGCGCCCTGAATCCACGGTCCCCCGCATGAAGAACTGGCAAGAAACCGAGCGACTGATGGATCGCGTCCACGCGATCCTGCGGGAGGGTGGGTGCTGCGCGGTCGGTACCGTCGTGTCCATTTCCGGATCGGCCTACCGCAGGCCGGGAGCCAAGCTTCTGGTCGAAGAAGATGGCCGCACGTCGGGTGGCGTCAGCGGCGGTTGCCTGGAGGCCGACGTGCGCGAGATCGCCCTCGCCACCCTCCACGACGGAGCGTCCACGCTGCGTCGCTACGATACCGGAGCGGACGAGGACATCGTCTGGGGGCTGGGCCTCGGATGCAACGGC includes these proteins:
- a CDS encoding carboxypeptidase-like regulatory domain-containing protein, coding for MTRRSRGTEGRPGRAVSRPRPRRRVAWLVVGAALPFGSCATAPPAPPADDVIVRGRVVDAGTEEALAGALVSVDGTTLRTLTDLDGRYEITLFATGDPVRLTAQLIGYEEQSQPLDLAAVEPVVDFALVAQPVVLPASRPAGGQPRWR